GGAGGTGCTGGGCGGCACGCCGCTCCAGGTGGAGAACGCGGCGGAGATCGCCATGGAGCACAACCTGGGCCTCACCTGCGATCCCATTGGCGGGCTGGTGCAGGTGCCGTGCATCGAGCGCAACGCGATGGCGTCCGTGAAGGCCATCAACGCCATGCGCATGGCCATGTCCGGGGACGGGCGGCACTTCGTCAGCCTGGACAAGGTCATCAGGACGATGCGCGACACCGGCCGCGACATGAAGGACAAGTACAAGGAGACCTCGCGCGGAGGCCTCGCGGTGAACGTCCTGGAGGTCGCGAACCTCAGCGTCGGCCTGCCGGAGTGCTGAGGCGCCCCGGCGCCCAGGCCTGCTGACACCTCAGCATTGGCCTGCCGGAGTGCCGAGGCGCCCCGGCCCCGAAGCTCGGTGACGCGGAGCCCTACCGCCTGCGCTTGCCGCGCACCGGCACGGCCTTCGCCTTCGCGATCGGCGCGGGCCGGGCCTGGAGCCAGGCCTCCACGTCCTTCGCCTGGGCCGCGCGGCCGGACGACGTGAAGCGCGCCTGCGCCTGCGCCGCCGCGTCGCGGGCCGCTGACGCCTCGCCTTCCTTCCACAGCGCCTGCGCCAGCGCGTAGCCGGACTCGGCCAGCGAGTCCTCCTGCGCGTCCTTGAACGTCAGCGCCTGCTGGAGCGGCGCGATGGCGTCGCGCGTGCGGCCCATGCCCAGCAGGGCCTGCCCCACGCCGTCCAGCGAGTACTGGAGCAGTTCGTCGTCCGCCTCCAGCTTCGCCCGCTTCACCGCCAGCGACTCCTCGTAGCCCTTCAGCGCCTCCGGGTAGCGCTGGAGCGCGAGCAGGCTCATGCCCTCCTCGTCCAGCGCCTCCGCCAGCTTCACGCTCTGGGGCCCCAGCAGCGTGCGGTGGAGGGAGACCGACACGCGCGCGTGCTCCAGCGCCTTCGTGAAGTCCTTCTGCTCGCGCAGCGCCATGGACAGGGCCTGGTGCCGGCGCGCGGTGTCCATGTGCACGGGCCCCATCGCCTTCTCCGTCTGCTGGAGCGCGTCCGCCAGCACCCTCACCGCCTCCGCGGACGCGCCCGTCTCCAGCAGCGTGCGCCCCAGCGTGAACGTCACCCGCGCCCGCTTGGGGTGCCCTTCCGGCAGCGCCTTCGCGAGCAGCCCGGACGCCTCCTCCAGCAGGGCCCGCGCCGCCTCCGGGCGGTCCTGCATCAGCGCGAGGTTGGCTTCGTTCACCTTGAGGTCGCTGGCCAGCACCGCGTCGCCGCCTACGCGCTTGAGCGTGGCGCCCCCCAGCCGGCCCCAGCGCTGGGCGAGCTCATACTTCTCCCGCTCCCCGTCCACGAAGATGAGCTTGTTCATCGCGGACACCGCCAGGCGGTCCGCCCGTCCGGCCTCCGCGTCGTAGACGGCCTGCTCCAGCGCCGCGCCGCCCGCGTCCTTGTCCCCCAGCACCGCCTGCGCCCAGCCCAGGTGGAAGCGCAGCTCCGCCACCAGCGGCAGGTAGCCCGTGGCCACCACGCGCGCCTCCGCCTTCTTCGCCAGCTCCAGCGCCTTGGGCATGCGGCTGGTGTCGACGCGCGCCTTCACCTCCGCCAGCTGGTCCTCCAGGGCGTCCAGCTCCGCGCGCTTCGCGGGATCCGCCGGCCGGGGCTGAAGCTCCGTCAGCGCCTCCACGTCCGCGCAGTCCCCGGGCGCGGGCAGCGCGTGGACGGCGTCCAGCGCCTTGTCCACGAGCGCCGCGTCCGCCGTCTGCAACGTGCCGACGAGCGCGCCCAGGTCCTTGCGCCGCCGCTCCAGGCACACGAAGCGCTGGGACAGGAGCCCCTCCGTCTGCACCTCGCGCACCCGCGTGTCCTCGCAGGCGGTGGTGTGCTGCTTCGCCCACTCCGCGCCGTAGCCGTCCAGCACGGCGCCCACCCTGCGCGCCATGTCCTGGGCCACCGGGCTCTTCGTCGAAAGGAACGCCTGGTTCACCTTCTCGCGGGCCCCCGCGTCCCAGCGCTCGGCCACCAGCGCCTCCGCGCCGGCGCACACCCGCGAGCGCGACGCCACCACGCCGCCCGCCACGCCCAGCACCACCGTGGCCACTGCCGCGGCGCCCAGCCTCCGGTTGCGCAGGGCCCGCTTCTCCCGCTGGGCCAGCGCCTCCAGCAGCGCCGCCATGGAGCGGAAGCGGTCCCTGGGCTCCAGCGACAGCCCCCTCATCAACGCGCGGCGCACCCAGACGGGCACCTTCGTGTCGCGCGGCGGCTCCTGGATGGGCGACGGCGGCAGCACCTGCGCCACCGCCACCTCCGTCACCCCGGGCTCGTCGGAGGGGCCCCCGCGCGGCCGAAGCTGCGAGGCCACCCGGGACAGCTCGTCCGGGTCGAACGGGCGGATGCCGTACAGCGCGCGGTACAGCGCCGCGCAGAAGCTGAACTGGTCGGAGCGCGAGTCCAGCAGCTCGCCCCGGAACTGCTCCGGCGACATATAGGCGGGCGTGCCCATCACCAGCCCCGCCTGCGTGAGCTGCGAGTTCAGCAGGGGCGACCCTTCTTCAGCCACCGGCCGCGTCTGCTCGTCGGCGTCCTCGTCGTCGGCCACCTCGCCCATGGGCCGCGCGAGGCCGAAGTCGGTGACGTAGACGCGCCCGTCCTTGCCCACCAGCACGTTGGCCGGCTTGAAGTCGCGGTGCACCAGCCCCGCGGTGTGCGCGGCCTCCAGGCCCCGGCCCGCCGCCAGGTACTTGTCCAGCAGCTCCTGCCACGTCCGGGGCTTCGCCTTCGCCCAGTCGCGCAGCGTGCCGCCGTCCACCAGCGCCATCGCCACGTAGACCTGGTGGTCCCACTGCCCCACCTCGAAGACGGGGATGACGTTGGGGTGGGAGATGCGCGCCATGGCCTGCGCTTCCCGCAGCAGCCGCGCCCGCCCCTGCTCCAGCTGCTCGTGGCCGCCCTTCACCCGCAGCAGCTTCAGCGCCACCTTGCGATCCAGGTCAGGGTCATAGGCCGCGTACACCACCCCCATGCCGCCCTGCCCCAGCACCTTCAAAGGCAGGAAGCGCCCCACCTGCCGCGACGCCAGCCGCTGCGACTCGCCGCCGGCCCCCGAAGAGGACACGGAGGCCTCCGGCCCCTGACGCCCGGTTCCAGACGGCCCACCCCGACCTGTACCGTAGGATTCTCGCGACGCTGAAACGCGCGGTGCGGAGGCGGGCGCCGAGGCCCCATCGTCGCTGTCGTGCCGGTTCGCCATGGGTCCAGTGTACCCCTCGTTCCAGGATTCCTTGTTTCTCTGCCCGGTTGCCCGCCCGGTTGCGTCGGAAATCGCGCGTTCTCTCCAGATCCTGGAAATCCGAAGCAACCTTGGGAGTCGTGCCTGGATAATGCGGGCAGGACACTGACGGGACAGGAGACCTTCCATGGCCGGGCTCACCACCAGCATTGGCGCCAAACTCGACTCAGTCATGGAGCGGGTGCGACAGGCACAGGCGCAGGCCCCTGTCGCCGAGCCCGTGAAGCCGACCACCGGCACGCCCGACGTCAGGCCCACCAATCCCAACGATGGCCGCTATCTGGACTCGTTCCAGGACTCGGCCACCAAGAAGCCGGGGCTGCCGGTGCTGACGACCCCGGAGCCGGTGACCGTCACCGACCCGGCGGGCGTCACCGACCCGCCGCCCACCAACAATGCGAAGGCGGCCCAGGAGGAGATGGGCTGGAAGACCAACGAGTCCACCGTCATGCAGACCAGCACCAACGGCTGCGCGGAGGCCACCCTCACCTTCCTGGAGCAGTCGGATGGTGAGCACGCCACCGACCTGACCACGCAGGAGGCGCGCGAGAAGGTGCGCAACAAGGCGGACACGCTCGCGGGCTCCCCCTCTGCCGTGCAGGAGATGGGCCTGGAGTTGAACCTGGACGACGGCGCGACGCCGGACGAGCTGGGCGCCATCCTGGGCTCCATGGGCATCGAGGTCACCAGCGGCTCCGACAAGTGCAATCCGACGGCGCTGAGCAACGCGCTCAACAAGGGCCAGTACGCCGTGGCACTGGTGGACTCCAACGCCCTGCTCAACACCAAGCTGAAGCCGAAGGATCGGACCCAGGAGCCGGGGCAGCTGCACTGGATCACCATCGACGCCGTGGATCGGGGCAAGTCGAGGCTCAGCCAGGAGGACGACCGCTACCACGTGCGCGACTCCGTCAACGGCGACTACTGGGTGCACGCGTCGGACATGAAGAAGATCGTCTCCGAGGCCCAGTCCCGGCACGGCAGCGGCGGCATCATCACGGTGCAGATGGAGAAGGGCCGCGCCACGAAGGCGCCCGACCACCTGGAGAAGCTGGCCCGGAAGAACCTGGAGCACACCGCCGCGCTCGGCGACGGCAACGGTGGCGCCAGCCGGCGCGCCAGCATCGCCGAGTCCAGCTAGGACTTCCGTCTGTTGAAGCCCCTCCCCGGGCCCGCACCCGGGCCCGCTTGACGTCAGAGGGGACGGTGGCTCAGGTGCCGTCGATGAGCCGCGTCGCCAGGTCCGGGCTGAACTGACCGGCGGGGGTGCCCGGGGCGATGCCACAGTTGCCATCCGAGTCCCCCGGCACCTTCACCCAGAGCAGCATCTCCGCGCCGCCGCCCGTCTGCGAGGGCGTGCCCAGCTTGCGGCCGGCGGGGTTGCACCACTCCCCGTTGGAGCCATTGCCATTGCGGCTGGTGTCCACGACGAACTGGCGCGAATAGCCATAGCGGCTGGAGAGCGCGGCGTTGACCGCGTTGCCATAGGTGGCGGATTCGCTGGCGGCGTAGAAGTTGGAGACGTTGAGGGAGAAGCCGCGCACGTTGCGCGCGCCCGCGGACTCCAGGCGCTGCGCCATCGTGTCGGCGGCAATCCACCGCGCGTTGCCGCCATCCAGGTACGCCCAGGTGTTGGGCGCGCGGTCGCGGAACTGCTCGGAGGCGTAGCGCAGCAGGCCCAGCCGCGTCTGGCGCTCGGAGTCGTTGGGGAGGCAGTCGAGCTGCGCGACGGCGTCCGGTTCGATGATGACGACCGCAGGCCGGTTGCCGAGCCCCGCCGCGAAGGCGGAGATCCACGCGCGGTACGCGTCCGCGCTGCCCGCGCCGCCTCCGGAGTGGCTGCCGCAGTCGCGGCCCGGGATGTTGTAGGCCACCAGCACCGGCAGCTTGTCCGCCGCGTCCGCCGCGCCCACGAAGCTGGACACCGCCTGGGTGACGTCCCCGCTCCAGTTGCCGAACCAGCGCGCCATGGGCTTGCTGGCGATGGAGGCGTTGATGCGCGACGCGCGACCGTCACCGCCGTTGGCGCGCACCCAGATGGCCGGGTTGGAGTTGGGGTCCACGTAGAAGCCGCTGGTCATCGCCACCGGGCCGGAGCCAGGGGAGCCGCTCTCGGTGGTGAGCGACACGTCGTCCAGCCGCACGGTGACGGCATTGGCGCGCCCGCCCAACTGGAACGTCACCTGCCCCACGCCCGTGGACAGCGAGGACGTGAACGGGATGGTGAACCTGCGCGACGTGCCGTCCAGCGTGAGGGGCTGGCTGAGCGTCGTCGCGTAGGGCGCGGTGTCCTGCTGCACCGTCACCCGCGCGGTGATGCCCGCCGTCGCCGTGGCGGTGAAGGACAGCGTGTAGGCCCGCCCGGCCACCAGCGACAGGCCGCTCTGCCCCACGATGGCGTCCCACGCATTGGCCGTGTTCGCCGCCACGTCCACACGCCACTGGTTGTTCTCCACGCGCGACTGCGTGCTCGCGTTGTTCCACCACGGCGCCGTCGTCCCGGCGTTGAAGCCGCCATTGGAGAGCAGCTCCGTGAGCGCCGCCTCCTGCACCGCCAATGGCGCCTCGGCCGGAAGCTCAGGCGCGGCGGGACCACAGGACGCGAACAACGACACCAACGGCAACGACAACCAGCGGAGCAGACCAGGTGAACGCATGACGAACTCCTCACCACGGGGGAGTCACCATTCATGCGGAGGCCGCGACCTGGATACAAGATTAAACAGCTATTTCAGCTATGTGCGGAATTTTACTGGGACATGCCCGGCGAGGGAGCAACCC
This region of Corallococcus soli genomic DNA includes:
- a CDS encoding protein kinase domain-containing protein, which codes for MANRHDSDDGASAPASAPRVSASRESYGTGRGGPSGTGRQGPEASVSSSGAGGESQRLASRQVGRFLPLKVLGQGGMGVVYAAYDPDLDRKVALKLLRVKGGHEQLEQGRARLLREAQAMARISHPNVIPVFEVGQWDHQVYVAMALVDGGTLRDWAKAKPRTWQELLDKYLAAGRGLEAAHTAGLVHRDFKPANVLVGKDGRVYVTDFGLARPMGEVADDEDADEQTRPVAEEGSPLLNSQLTQAGLVMGTPAYMSPEQFRGELLDSRSDQFSFCAALYRALYGIRPFDPDELSRVASQLRPRGGPSDEPGVTEVAVAQVLPPSPIQEPPRDTKVPVWVRRALMRGLSLEPRDRFRSMAALLEALAQREKRALRNRRLGAAAVATVVLGVAGGVVASRSRVCAGAEALVAERWDAGAREKVNQAFLSTKSPVAQDMARRVGAVLDGYGAEWAKQHTTACEDTRVREVQTEGLLSQRFVCLERRRKDLGALVGTLQTADAALVDKALDAVHALPAPGDCADVEALTELQPRPADPAKRAELDALEDQLAEVKARVDTSRMPKALELAKKAEARVVATGYLPLVAELRFHLGWAQAVLGDKDAGGAALEQAVYDAEAGRADRLAVSAMNKLIFVDGEREKYELAQRWGRLGGATLKRVGGDAVLASDLKVNEANLALMQDRPEAARALLEEASGLLAKALPEGHPKRARVTFTLGRTLLETGASAEAVRVLADALQQTEKAMGPVHMDTARRHQALSMALREQKDFTKALEHARVSVSLHRTLLGPQSVKLAEALDEEGMSLLALQRYPEALKGYEESLAVKRAKLEADDELLQYSLDGVGQALLGMGRTRDAIAPLQQALTFKDAQEDSLAESGYALAQALWKEGEASAARDAAAQAQARFTSSGRAAQAKDVEAWLQARPAPIAKAKAVPVRGKRRR
- a CDS encoding glycoside hydrolase family 6 protein, with product MRSPGLLRWLSLPLVSLFASCGPAAPELPAEAPLAVQEAALTELLSNGGFNAGTTAPWWNNASTQSRVENNQWRVDVAANTANAWDAIVGQSGLSLVAGRAYTLSFTATATAGITARVTVQQDTAPYATTLSQPLTLDGTSRRFTIPFTSSLSTGVGQVTFQLGGRANAVTVRLDDVSLTTESGSPGSGPVAMTSGFYVDPNSNPAIWVRANGGDGRASRINASIASKPMARWFGNWSGDVTQAVSSFVGAADAADKLPVLVAYNIPGRDCGSHSGGGAGSADAYRAWISAFAAGLGNRPAVVIIEPDAVAQLDCLPNDSERQTRLGLLRYASEQFRDRAPNTWAYLDGGNARWIAADTMAQRLESAGARNVRGFSLNVSNFYAASESATYGNAVNAALSSRYGYSRQFVVDTSRNGNGSNGEWCNPAGRKLGTPSQTGGGAEMLLWVKVPGDSDGNCGIAPGTPAGQFSPDLATRLIDGT